The following coding sequences lie in one Silene latifolia isolate original U9 population chromosome 5, ASM4854445v1, whole genome shotgun sequence genomic window:
- the LOC141655392 gene encoding uncharacterized protein LOC141655392 — MWSFPDENVVHVEDEVWDLYFDGVSSSTIYGVGILLISPKGEHVPVSIKLDFLATNNVAKYEACLLGLRSAISLNIKRLLILFSLWRYRTSIRTATGATPYYLLYEMEAVQPIELEVPSLRILFESQVPEADWVQARYDSLVLLVKRRLNALYQVQLYQKRIERAFNKKMKPRKIKEGDLVLKSVRALLPVDPRGKFKPNWIGPYLVKRILTGGSVRLTDLDGNDFSNPTNMDQLKKYYT; from the exons ATGTGGTCTTTCCCAGATGAAAACGTGGTTCATGTCGAAGACGAAGTATGGGATCTTTATTTCGATGGAGTATCGAGTAGCACAATATATGGGGTCGGAATCCTCCTTATTTCACCAAAGGGAGAACATGTACCTGTATCTATCAAGTTAGATTTCCTCGCCACCAATAATGTTGCTAAGTACGAAGCATGCCTACTTGGTTTGCGCAGTGCTATCAGTCTAAATATAAAGAGATTACTG ataCTCTTTTCCTTGTGGCGATATAGAACTTCAATCAGAACAGCCACGGGGGCAACCCCGTACTACCTACTTTATGAGATGGAGGCAGTTCAGCCCATAGAACTAGAGGTACCATCCCTAAGGATATTATTTGAGAGCCAAGTTCCTGAAGCAGATTGGGTCCAAGCTAGATATGACTCTTTGGTTTTACTGGTTAAACGACGCTTGAACGCATTGTATCaggttcaactctatcagaaaaggatagaaAGGGCTTTTAATAAGAAGATGAAACCTAGAaaaatcaaagaaggagatttggtgttGAAATCGGTTCGTGCACTACTGCCAGTAGACCCGAGAGGTAAATTTAAACCAAATTGGATAGGCCCGTATTTGGTGAAAAGAATTCTGACAGGAGGATCGGTTCGGCTGActgatctagatggaaatgacttttCGAATCCTACAAATATGGACCAGTTGAAAAAATACTATACCTAA